A DNA window from Drosophila sechellia strain sech25 chromosome X, ASM438219v1, whole genome shotgun sequence contains the following coding sequences:
- the LOC6620222 gene encoding uncharacterized protein LOC6620222 yields MNIGHEKHPPHFHPHPQPHPRAAASEIHRLAAGGSVSPPPPPSTSSSLLYHLPAAATVSASYRHPLQGHERQQNQHHLPYQHQHHHHYHQHHPHLPTGGGNVHLSRESSPASMVMTPSRRSSPPLPPLPLTTHPIHPHSHSHSHPHPHPHPLPLALPLRHPLALNANAGGHQSPSRSSGSVQQTSSHAQSSAQSMSVHFSQLAHAQLHLQNQLQQKLSAAASRNNNNNNNNNNSSSTGSGTGTGNSTPTHDPNPMNPLSDLQNMQPFDFRKISSAAALGAFGGPLPLPQSPTEFGQHHHHSQQQQHQHHLHRNQFFNAMAMAYHLPPPPPPPPPDSRSPPSPPPGVGQYQHQAGSGSGSGSGSGSGSSSGAGSVDDSSGKQQRNSDKVSASGSCSSSQRMTRLALSSNMRSSRKTPHSPGGGGGGGNGGSVGGGGGKRQWGSMPANLGTQFINPVTGKKRVQCNVCLKTFCDKGALKIHFSAVHLREMHKCTVDGCSMMFSSRRSRNRHSANPNPKLHSPHLRRKISPHDGRSAQPHPLLLQAPNGLMAGLAPFGSFPLLTPPPDLRHHAMGGSGAGSGAGVGALELKHGQDYLQRSYLDAGRFEGQRRKLAMENEHTEDEDDDEILEVGIHMAGDDDDDEADGDEDDDDDDPDGIVVVGDEIDSMPLDHENDNDNDNENENDESDERSTSAVSSLSQTKEQSSPGKVVQSGLEECHTYAHAHAHALSHGHAHSLGHAHALAQMAANKRKRKSQNPVRCPVQSDENSGENSIDYDVAADLSIKKVRLPAQAAASAKESEVGESTKSIPSPPLTPYGDLRPVGLCIKTEQDHDQELDQEQGQERKREQDQEPEPDPVAAASKPEMKLEEQESRPADKEDDNEEDELESSPVDTTLDLSRAAAAIKLEPLEEINYEADENRYVRIKQELMGGDESLAEESSVKTANHNNNNNNNNNININNSVRRVSDNGLDASELEEREPEPETETEPEHEHEPEPETETETEVEVPEVPIDKENPLKCTACGEIFQNHFHLKTHHQSVHLKLHHKCNIDGCNAAFPSKRSRDRHSSNLNLHRKLLSTSDDHGLLHAPVMPATDPLLELMSLNLNNNKSGFHHSAMVGSSAGGAGGVNPAAVGSIQAEILARICAGAHAHGLNVPLCFEALQHRFAVGHGHASYPLIAGDGSPPSPRLFLSHGGGASPLLFAGLPRMPRFPQLTPHMLAASAGNTAAAAAAAAGMGGLSPFCRRTSSDSNSQHSITPPPKRSRSQSRSPDHCVHPAHAGDTTDITEDPGQRQSPDRIS; encoded by the exons ATGAATATTGGCCACGAGAAGCATCCGCCGCACTTTCATCCGCATCCGCAACCGCATCCTCGCGCCGCCGCCTCTGAAATTCATCGTTTAGCCGCCGGCGGTTCGGTTAgtccgccaccgccaccgtcGACGTCGTCATCGTTGTTGTACCACCTGCCCGCCGCCGCCACTGTATCCGCCTCCTATCGCCATCCACTGCAAGGTCATGAGAGGCAACAGAACCAGCATCACCTCCCctaccagcaccagcaccaccaccattaccatcagcaccacccacatttGCCAACCGGTGGAGGGAACGTGCACCTGAGCCGCGAATCATCACCCGCTTCAATGGTGATGACCCCCAGCCGCCGCAGTTCGCCGCCCCTGCCGCCGCTGCCCTTGACGACGCACCCCATCCATCCGcactcgcattcgcattcgcatccgcatccacatccgcatccgctgCCCCTGGCGCTACCGTTGCGCCATCCACTCGCCCTGAATGCGAACGCCGGCGGTCACCAGTCGCCGTCCCGCTCCTCCGGCAGCGTCCAGCAGACATCGTCGCACGCACAATCGTCGGCGCAATCGATGAGCGTTCACTTCTCGCAGCTGGCCCATGCCCAGCTGCATTTGCAGAATCAATTGCAGCAGAAGCTATCGGCGGCGGCAAGTaggaataataataacaataacaataacaacaatagtAGTAGCACCGGATCGGGCACTGGAACGGGCAACAGTACGCCCACGCACGATCCGAATCCGATGAATCCGCTGAGTGATTTGCAGAACATGCAACCGTTTGACTTTCGGAAAATCAGCTCGGCGGCGGCGCTGGGTGCCTTTGGTGGTCCCTTGCCGCTGCCGCAAAGTCCCACGGAATTCGGACAACACCATCATCAtagtcagcagcagcagcatcagcaccaCCTGCATCGGAACCAGTTCTTCAATGCAATGGCCATGGCCTATCACctgccaccgccaccgcctccACCGCCGCCCGATTCTAGATCTCCACCATCGCCGCCACCAGGTGTTGGCCAGTATCAGCATCAGGCGGGTTCTGGGTCCGGCTCCGGATCGGGATCGGGTTCGGGCTCCAGTTCGGGTGCAGGATCCGTGGATGATTCCTCTGGCAAGCAGCAACGGAACAGCGATAAGGTATCCGCCTCCGGATCATGTTCCAGTTCGCAGCGTATGACCCGCCTGGCCTTATCCTCCAATATGCGGTCGAGCCGGAAGACGCCACACTCACCGGGCGGAGGAGGTGGCGGTGGAAATGGAGGATCCgttggcggcggcggtggcaagCGGCAATGGGGCTCGATGCCCGCCAATTTGGGCACCCAGTTCATCAATCCGGTGACGGGCAAAAAGCGAGTGCAGTGCAATGTCTGTCTGAAGACCTTTTGCGACAAGGGTGCTCTGAAGATTCACTTCTCGGCGGTGCATCTCAGGGAGATGCACAAGTGCACGGTGGATGGATGCAGCATGATGTTCAGCTCGAGGCGATCGAGGAATCGCCATAGCGCCAATCCGAATCCCAAGCTCCATTCGCCGCATCTGCGACGCAAGATCTCGCCGCACGATGGACGCAGTGCGCAGCCGCATCCGCTGTTGCTCCAGGCGCCCAATGGTCTCATGGCGGGACTGGCACCATTCGGCAGCTTCCCGCTGCTGACGCCGCCACCGGACTTGCGGCATCATGCGATGGGTGGTTCGGGCGCGGGATCAGGAGCGGGAGTCGGTGCTCTGGAGTTGAAACACGGACAGGATTATCTGCAGAGATCGTACTTGGATGCCGGACGATTCGAGGGACAGCGTCGTAAACTGGCGATGGAGAACGAGCACACTGAAGatgaggacgacgacgagATACTGGAG GTTGGCATCCACATGGCCGGcgacgatgatgacgacgaggCTGACGGCGATGAggacgatgatgacgatgatccCGATGGCATCGTTGTGGTTGGCGATGAGATTGATAGCATGCCGCTGGACCACGAAAACGATAACGATAACGATAATGAGAATGAGAACGACGAGAGCGACGAGCGCTCCACATCGGCGGTATCCAGCCTGAGTCAAACCAAAGAGCAATCCAGTCCGGGCAAGGTTGTCCAGTCCGGCCTTGAGGAGTGCCACACATATGCCCAtgcccacgcccacgccctctcgcacggccacgcccactcgctTGGGCACGCCCATGCCCTCGCCCAAATGGCGGCCAATAAACGGAAACGCAAGAGCCAGAATCCAGTCCGATGTCCTGTGCAATCGGATGAGAATTCGGGCGAGAATTCAATCGACTACGATGTGGCCGCCGATCTGTCCATTAAGAAGGTGCGTCTGCCCGCGCAGGCCGCCGCATCCGCCAAAGAATCGGAGGTGGGCGAGTCCACCAAGTCGATACCATCGCCACCCCTCACGCCCTACGGTGATCTCAGGCCGGTGGGTCTCTGCATTAAGACGGAACAGGATCACGATCAGGAACTGGATCAGGAGCAGGGTCAAGAACGTAAGCGGGAACAGGATCAGGAACCTGAACCAGATCCCGTAGCTGCGGCATCCAAACCAGAAATGAAACTGGAGGAGCAGGAATCGAGGCCAGCTGACAAGGAGGACGACAACGAGGAAGACGAACTGGAGTCGTCGCCGGTGGACACCACACTAGATCTTTCACGGGCAGCGGCCGCCATCAAATTGGAGCCACTGGAGGAGATCAACTACGAAGCGGATGAGAATCGCTACGTGCGCATCAAGCAGGAGCTAATGGGTGGCGATGAGTCCTTGGCGGAGGAGTCCAGCGTCAAGACTGCCAatcacaataataataataacaataacaataatattaacATTAACAATAGTGTGCGCCGCGTAAGTGACAACGGATTGGATGCGAGTGAGCTCGAGGAGCGCGAACCGGAACCGGAAACTGAAACAGAACCCGAACACGAACACGAACcggaaccggaaacggaaacggaaacggaggTGGAGGTGCCCGAAGTGCCCATCGATAAGGAGAACCCCCTAAAGTGCACCGCCTGCGGTGAGATATTCCAAAACCACTTTCATCTCAAGACGCACCACCAGAGCGTCCACCTCAAGCTGCACCACAAGTGCAATATAGATGGCTGCAATGCGGCATTTCCCTCGAAGCGCAGCCGCGATCGTCACAGTTCGAATCTCAATTTGCATCGCAAGCTGCTGTCGACCAGCGATGATCATGGATTACTCCATGCACCCGTGATGCCCGCAACGGATCCGCTCCTGGAGCTAATGAGTCTCAATTTGAATAACAACAAGAGCGGCTTCCATCACTCGGCGATGGTGGGCTCATCGGCAGGCGGCGCTGGCGGTGTGAATCCGGCGGCGGTGGGCAGCATTCAGGCGGAGATTCTGGCCCGCATTTGCGCCGGTGCCCATGCCCATGGACTGAATGTACCGCTCTGTTTCGAGGCTTTGCAGCATCGTTTCGCCGTTGGACATGGCCACGCTAGTTATCCGCTGATCGCCGGCGATGGCTCGCCACCAAGTCCCCGCCTATTTTTGAGCCACGGTGGCGGCGCGAGTCCGCTTCTGTTTGCCGGACTGCCGCGCATGCCGAGATTCCCCCAACTGACGCCCCACATGCTGGCCGCCAGTGCTGGCAATacagctgccgccgccgccgccgccgccggaaTGGGCGGACTTAGTCCCTTCTGTCGACGCACCTCCTCCGATTCAAATTCACAGCACTCGATAACGCCACCGCCGAAGAGATCGCGATCGCAGTCCAGATCACCGGATCATTGTGTACATCCGGCGCATGCCGGTGACACCACGGACATCACCGAAGATCCGGGCCAGCGGCAAAGTCCCGATCGCATATCATGA